One genomic window of Candidatus Pseudobacter hemicellulosilyticus includes the following:
- a CDS encoding DUF1735 domain-containing protein translates to MLTIRLLTGMFLLATLLEACETDIYLPEQPLASFIHVYMPQAVNGVVKKTVKLSGEPQSIPYGASYGAQEYPTEDIQVQFGVNENAIDSFNRANSTQYALLPAPAFTMTANAIIPKGQLWTEPLDIHISTTIKEIEAGKTYLLPVRIEASSVKISEQLRTTWFLIKVE, encoded by the coding sequence ATGCTGACAATCCGATTGCTGACAGGCATGTTCCTGCTGGCAACCCTGCTGGAAGCCTGTGAAACTGATATATACCTGCCTGAGCAGCCGCTGGCCTCCTTTATCCATGTCTACATGCCACAGGCTGTGAACGGGGTGGTAAAAAAGACAGTAAAATTATCTGGCGAACCACAAAGCATACCTTACGGGGCCAGCTATGGCGCACAGGAATATCCCACCGAAGACATACAGGTACAATTTGGGGTTAACGAAAATGCCATTGACAGTTTTAACAGGGCTAATAGCACGCAATATGCATTATTGCCGGCGCCGGCATTTACTATGACTGCCAACGCTATAATACCTAAAGGACAACTATGGACCGAGCCACTGGATATCCATATCAGTACTACAATAAAAGAGATCGAGGCAGGTAAAACCTACCTGCTGCCGGTACGTATTGAAGCGAGTTCAGTGAAGATAAGTGAACAATTGCGCACCACCTGGTTCCTCATCAAAGTAGAGTAG
- a CDS encoding sigma-70 family RNA polymerase sigma factor, producing the protein MQLRIRDGDEKAFTELFHTYQPRIYTFIRRISGMETLAQEIVQDTFLKIWLKRDTLGELQNIGGWIHTIASHLAYNALTRENANDRLLNRLQLIAEARSPETFTPTERLLLEKEYADLLSKAVQKLPERQLIAYRLIKEQGLTRTQAAAEMGISPESVKTNLALALQKIRAYCIARLGPLGLLLFLWASR; encoded by the coding sequence TTGCAGCTTCGCATCCGGGATGGCGATGAAAAGGCCTTTACGGAACTCTTTCATACCTACCAGCCCAGGATCTACACATTCATCAGGCGCATCAGCGGTATGGAAACACTGGCCCAGGAAATTGTCCAGGACACTTTTCTGAAGATCTGGCTCAAAAGGGACACCCTGGGTGAGCTGCAGAATATCGGCGGCTGGATACATACCATAGCTTCCCATCTTGCCTATAACGCCCTTACCAGGGAAAACGCCAACGACCGTTTGCTGAACAGGCTTCAGCTGATTGCAGAGGCCCGGTCGCCCGAGACCTTCACCCCCACAGAAAGACTGCTGCTGGAAAAAGAATATGCCGACCTGCTCAGCAAGGCTGTACAAAAACTTCCGGAACGGCAGTTGATAGCATACCGGCTGATAAAAGAGCAGGGACTAACAAGAACACAGGCGGCCGCGGAAATGGGCATCTCTCCCGAAAGCGTCAAGACCAACCTGGCCCTTGCCCTGCAAAAGATCCGGGCCTACTGCATAGCCCGCCTGGGCCCGCTGGGGCTATTGCTTTTTCTTTGGGCCTCCCGCTGA
- a CDS encoding DNA starvation/stationary phase protection protein — protein MKANIGLTDKNAQQIAIVLNKILADEFVLYAKTRNYHWNYEGDNFMEMHKFFEGQYEELAELIDEIAERIRAIGHYAEGRLKEYLKLTDLTEPSSTTKQPQQVKNLLDDHETIVRYLRKQVDEVDNKYKDAGTADFLTGLMEKHEKMAWMLRSYLK, from the coding sequence ATGAAAGCGAATATTGGCCTGACCGATAAGAATGCCCAGCAGATAGCTATTGTGCTGAACAAGATCCTGGCAGATGAATTTGTGTTGTACGCCAAGACCCGTAACTATCACTGGAACTATGAGGGGGACAATTTTATGGAAATGCATAAGTTCTTCGAGGGGCAATACGAAGAGCTGGCGGAACTGATTGATGAGATAGCAGAAAGGATACGCGCCATCGGCCACTATGCCGAAGGCCGTTTAAAAGAGTACCTGAAGTTGACGGATCTGACCGAGCCTTCCAGTACTACCAAACAGCCCCAGCAGGTCAAGAACCTCCTGGACGACCATGAGACCATTGTCCGTTATCTCCGCAAACAGGTGGATGAAGTGGATAACAAATACAAGGATGCGGGTACCGCCGATTTTCTCACCGGGCTGATGGAGAAGCATGAGAAGATGGCCTGGATGCTGCGCTCCTACCTGAAATAG
- a CDS encoding Gfo/Idh/MocA family oxidoreductase, whose translation MKKKHQSDSGRRAFLRNTSLAAAGFFIVPRHVLGRGYVAPSDKLSIASIGVGGMGASDISEFVKSPNAQIVALCDVDDRQSKGTREKHPNAKYYRDFREMLDKEGKSIDAISVSTPDHTHAVAALAAMQLGKHVYVQKPLTHNIYEARVLTEAAKRYKVVTQMGNQGGSGEGVRRMKEIVDGGLIGNVHTVHCWTNRPVWPQGVPTPTGTFEVPKELDWDLWLGPAQKIDYNPAYLPFNWRGWWAFGTGALGDMACHIMDPVYRILPIDYPSSVEASVAIVYQQMWNETMNRDSCPPSSIIHLSYPRKDGKGEIKVSWYDGGLLPQRPNELLPDEAMGDSSGGVIFEGSKGKIMADCYGANPRLLPTRLMQEKTLPKQTLKRVPEGHWVQWVNACIAGYGKGETSSPFEFAGPFTESLLIGNLAIRSYLVRNPDTASKDKYPGRKKLVWDAKNIKITNFDEANKFVKREYRDGWSLNLG comes from the coding sequence ATGAAAAAGAAACACCAGTCCGACAGCGGCCGGAGAGCCTTTTTGCGTAATACCTCCCTGGCAGCCGCCGGTTTCTTCATTGTACCCCGGCATGTATTGGGCAGGGGTTATGTAGCCCCCAGCGACAAGCTCAGCATTGCCAGTATCGGCGTGGGCGGCATGGGCGCCAGCGATATCAGTGAGTTTGTCAAAAGCCCCAACGCCCAGATAGTGGCGCTCTGTGATGTGGACGACCGCCAGTCGAAAGGCACCCGGGAAAAGCATCCCAACGCCAAATACTACCGCGATTTCCGGGAGATGCTGGACAAGGAAGGGAAAAGCATTGACGCCATCAGCGTTTCCACCCCGGACCATACCCATGCCGTGGCCGCCCTGGCCGCCATGCAGCTGGGTAAGCACGTCTATGTCCAGAAACCGCTCACCCATAATATCTATGAGGCCCGCGTCCTGACGGAAGCGGCTAAACGCTACAAGGTAGTGACCCAGATGGGCAACCAGGGTGGCTCCGGCGAAGGCGTACGCCGCATGAAAGAGATAGTGGATGGCGGCCTGATCGGCAACGTACATACCGTGCATTGCTGGACCAACCGCCCCGTATGGCCGCAGGGTGTACCCACACCCACCGGCACTTTTGAAGTGCCCAAAGAACTGGACTGGGACCTCTGGCTCGGCCCCGCCCAGAAAATTGATTATAATCCCGCTTACCTGCCTTTCAACTGGCGCGGCTGGTGGGCCTTCGGCACGGGCGCCCTCGGCGATATGGCCTGCCATATCATGGACCCCGTATACCGGATCCTGCCCATCGACTATCCCTCCAGCGTGGAAGCCAGCGTAGCCATTGTATACCAGCAGATGTGGAATGAGACCATGAACCGCGACAGCTGCCCGCCCTCCAGCATCATCCACCTCAGCTATCCCCGCAAGGATGGCAAAGGGGAGATCAAAGTTTCCTGGTACGACGGCGGCCTGCTGCCACAGCGCCCCAACGAGTTGCTGCCCGATGAAGCCATGGGTGATTCCAGCGGCGGCGTCATCTTTGAAGGCAGCAAGGGCAAGATCATGGCAGATTGCTACGGCGCCAACCCGCGCCTCCTGCCTACCAGGCTGATGCAGGAAAAAACACTGCCCAAACAAACCCTCAAACGCGTTCCCGAAGGTCACTGGGTGCAATGGGTCAACGCCTGTATTGCCGGTTACGGGAAAGGGGAGACCAGCTCACCCTTTGAGTTTGCAGGACCTTTCACAGAAAGCCTGCTGATCGGCAACCTGGCCATCCGCAGCTACCTGGTCCGCAACCCGGACACCGCTTCCAAAGACAAATATCCCGGTCGCAAAAAACTGGTATGGGATGCAAAGAATATCAAGATCACCAACTTTGATGAAGCTAATAAATTTGTGAAAAGAGAATACAGGGATGGCTGGAGTTTGAACTTAGGATAA
- a CDS encoding transglutaminase family protein, with protein sequence MEENKEISALFHLIDDPDEEVFNVVSTRIIDFGKGIIPNLENLWENTVSEEIQERIEMLIHRLHYRDLTEETLEWNRNLHQDLLTGALLVSRFQYPELVTAQVYQEVEKLRRNIWLELNNYLTPLEQVNVLTSILYNYYSLRGTEIGYQHPEEFLINKQLEAKRGNAIANGILYLIVSELLDVPVRAINIPRQFVLGYFRSDYDFTRHTENPLYRTEFFIDPMSGQVFTHKDIDNYFKRINVPPVAAYFKPLSNKQVIRTLLEEFSKCFDDDRNRYKQQELLALSALITETDPDEEDNETPDDPPQDHPE encoded by the coding sequence GATCGATGATCCCGATGAAGAAGTCTTCAACGTGGTATCTACACGTATCATTGATTTTGGCAAGGGCATTATTCCTAACCTGGAGAACCTTTGGGAGAATACGGTGAGTGAAGAGATCCAGGAGCGTATTGAAATGCTGATCCACCGGCTGCACTACCGGGACCTCACCGAAGAAACGCTGGAATGGAACCGGAACCTGCACCAGGACCTGCTGACCGGCGCCCTGCTGGTGTCCCGCTTCCAGTATCCCGAACTGGTGACGGCACAGGTGTACCAGGAAGTGGAAAAGCTGCGCCGCAATATCTGGCTGGAGCTGAACAACTATCTTACCCCGCTGGAGCAGGTAAATGTGCTGACCAGTATTCTTTATAATTACTACAGCCTGCGTGGCACGGAGATCGGGTACCAGCACCCGGAAGAATTCCTGATCAATAAACAACTGGAAGCCAAACGCGGCAATGCCATTGCCAACGGTATCCTGTACCTGATTGTCAGCGAGCTGCTGGATGTGCCTGTCCGGGCTATCAATATTCCCCGGCAGTTTGTGCTGGGCTATTTCCGGTCTGATTATGACTTTACCCGGCATACGGAAAACCCGCTGTACCGCACAGAGTTCTTTATTGACCCAATGAGCGGCCAGGTATTTACCCATAAGGACATTGACAATTACTTCAAAAGGATCAATGTGCCGCCTGTAGCCGCCTATTTCAAACCCCTCAGCAACAAGCAGGTGATCCGCACCCTGCTGGAGGAATTCAGCAAATGTTTTGATGACGACCGCAACCGCTACAAGCAGCAGGAGCTGCTGGCGCTGTCAGCGCTGATCACGGAGACTGATCCCGATGAGGAGGATAATGAAACTCCGGATGATCCTCCGCAGGACCACCCGGAGTAA
- a CDS encoding TonB-dependent receptor produces MKMLSILLFTASMAVSARPAAQTITLSAKKMPLKAVFQAVEKQTGYFVFGNRAVWDNTQPVTLSVTNMQLDAFLGSVLPGQGLSYRIDGKTISLFFQRITMAEKEAPMIKLFRSITNQTGYQFQFNEEELAHAKPVSINIKEATLEEALQKCFEGQLLTYTIRDKNIVVRQKPLELLHLMAVPPVDVRGKVTDNDGKPLPGANIKIKGSTLGTSTDSLGEFRISVPDENRVLVFSYIGYDSLEVEVKNQRIINAVLRLRPPDMGEVVVVGYGRQKKLTTVGAQSSIVVEDLKQPVANMSNVVAGMVAGVIGVQRSGEPGYDNSEIYIRGISTFTGSSPLVLVDGVERSFNNIDPEDIASFSILKDASATAVYGVRGANGVILIQTKKGKSSKPIINMQVDQGLTEFTRLPKFADGVTYMQISNEAYRNSNPNDTSLRYSLDRIAKTASGSDPELYPNVNWFDEIFNQYGFNQRARVNVNGGSEKAQYYLSLGYYNEKGMFKTDDLTDYNSSMKFNRYNFTSNLTLNVTKKTKVEFGASGWISNGNYPGKSTADIFKAAYVMPPIMIPVRYSDGKLSRPKTADILNPYTLLTQTGYITEFRSQLWSNIRVTQELDFLLKGLSMTGMYSFDNYNAHTIKRIKDPDGFIATERDANGKLVYEQTKIGDSYLSYERTNGGSRQFYLESAINYHREFGKHDVTGMVLYNQSDKVDAFSGDFNSSIPFRYVGIAGRATYAFDSKYLAEANFGYNGSETFTPDKQFGFFPSFGVGWVVSEEQFFEPVSNALSFFKLRFSYGEVGNSNIGGRRFAYIGTVANAGSYSYGRNNTDATIKGKEIGDYAVDVTWEKAGKYNLGFEFKTWRDAISLTVDLFREKRTGIFRSRGDVPRIVGIKNLPYANLGAVDNKGIDATLEINKRVGKDLTLRFRGNFTWTRSKVINDAQAPWPYPWQQRIGRSLGQRFGYIAIGLYGSEKEVETSPYQTGINKPGDIRYKDLNGDGKIDGYDKAPIGYGSMPEIVYGFGPTINYKNWSVSAWFKGISHVDISLSGDGFRPFSLGGERGNLLAEVTNRWTKENPNPNAFYPRITYGNENMNFEQSSWWTKNGAFLRLQVVELNYQLKRDWLKRIGVSYLNLYLTGYNLATISGFKLYDVELGDGRGSEYPLLKTYNFGFRFTF; encoded by the coding sequence ATGAAAATGCTCAGCATCTTACTGTTCACCGCTTCAATGGCTGTCTCTGCAAGACCGGCAGCCCAGACCATTACGCTTTCTGCCAAGAAAATGCCGCTGAAAGCCGTTTTCCAGGCCGTGGAAAAACAGACGGGCTATTTCGTCTTCGGCAACCGTGCTGTCTGGGACAATACCCAGCCTGTCACCCTTTCCGTTACCAATATGCAGCTGGACGCCTTTCTCGGTTCCGTACTGCCCGGACAGGGACTGTCCTACAGGATTGACGGAAAGACTATTTCCCTCTTCTTCCAACGGATCACGATGGCTGAAAAGGAGGCGCCCATGATCAAGCTATTCCGTTCAATAACCAACCAGACGGGATACCAGTTTCAATTCAATGAAGAAGAACTGGCGCATGCAAAACCAGTCAGTATCAATATAAAGGAGGCAACACTGGAGGAAGCCCTGCAAAAATGCTTTGAAGGACAACTGCTGACCTATACTATCAGGGATAAGAACATTGTGGTCCGGCAGAAACCGCTGGAACTGCTGCACCTCATGGCTGTTCCCCCGGTGGATGTCAGGGGCAAAGTGACTGATAACGATGGAAAACCATTACCCGGCGCCAATATTAAAATAAAGGGCTCCACCCTTGGCACTTCAACAGACTCGCTCGGTGAATTCCGGATCTCCGTTCCGGATGAAAACAGGGTCCTTGTGTTCAGTTATATCGGCTATGACTCCCTGGAAGTGGAAGTGAAGAACCAGCGGATCATCAATGCCGTTTTACGGCTGCGCCCACCGGATATGGGCGAAGTGGTGGTAGTAGGCTATGGCAGGCAGAAGAAACTGACCACAGTGGGTGCGCAAAGCTCCATTGTAGTGGAAGATCTGAAACAGCCCGTAGCCAATATGAGCAATGTGGTAGCCGGCATGGTAGCCGGTGTGATCGGCGTTCAGCGAAGCGGTGAACCCGGTTACGATAATTCGGAGATCTATATCAGGGGCATCTCTACTTTCACCGGCAGCTCACCGCTGGTATTGGTGGATGGAGTGGAAAGATCCTTCAATAACATAGACCCTGAAGACATTGCAAGCTTCAGCATCCTGAAAGATGCTTCTGCAACCGCTGTATATGGCGTCAGGGGCGCCAATGGCGTGATCCTGATCCAGACCAAAAAAGGAAAAAGCAGCAAACCCATCATCAACATGCAGGTAGACCAGGGGCTTACTGAATTCACCAGGCTGCCGAAGTTTGCCGACGGGGTCACTTATATGCAGATCTCAAATGAAGCTTACCGGAACAGCAATCCCAATGACACCAGCCTGCGGTATTCACTGGACAGAATAGCCAAAACTGCCAGCGGCTCGGATCCGGAGCTTTATCCCAACGTGAACTGGTTTGATGAGATCTTCAATCAATATGGATTCAACCAGCGGGCCAGGGTCAATGTGAACGGAGGCTCCGAAAAAGCTCAATATTATCTGTCGCTCGGTTATTACAATGAAAAGGGGATGTTCAAAACGGACGACCTGACGGATTACAATTCCTCTATGAAGTTTAACCGGTACAATTTTACATCTAACCTTACCCTGAACGTCACCAAAAAAACAAAGGTGGAGTTTGGCGCATCCGGCTGGATCAGCAACGGTAATTACCCGGGGAAAAGCACAGCAGACATATTCAAGGCTGCCTACGTGATGCCACCCATCATGATCCCGGTACGGTATTCGGACGGAAAACTTTCCCGCCCCAAGACTGCGGACATTTTAAATCCCTATACCCTGTTAACGCAAACCGGTTATATAACCGAATTCAGGAGCCAGTTATGGAGCAATATCCGCGTAACACAGGAGCTTGACTTTTTATTGAAAGGGCTTTCCATGACGGGCATGTATTCTTTTGATAATTACAATGCGCATACTATCAAAAGGATCAAAGACCCGGACGGCTTCATTGCCACTGAAAGGGATGCCAACGGCAAGCTGGTATATGAGCAAACCAAGATTGGCGATAGTTACCTGAGCTATGAACGGACCAACGGCGGATCGAGACAGTTTTACCTGGAATCAGCCATCAACTATCACCGGGAATTTGGAAAACATGATGTGACCGGAATGGTGCTGTACAACCAGAGTGATAAGGTGGACGCTTTCTCGGGCGACTTTAACAGCTCCATACCTTTCCGCTACGTAGGTATTGCCGGAAGGGCTACCTATGCCTTCGATAGTAAATACCTCGCCGAAGCAAATTTTGGTTACAACGGTTCAGAGACCTTTACGCCTGATAAGCAATTCGGTTTTTTCCCTTCCTTCGGGGTAGGATGGGTGGTTTCGGAAGAGCAATTCTTTGAGCCGGTCAGCAATGCCCTGTCCTTCTTTAAACTGCGGTTCTCCTATGGCGAAGTAGGCAACAGCAATATTGGTGGAAGAAGGTTCGCCTATATCGGCACGGTTGCCAATGCGGGCAGCTATAGCTATGGCAGGAATAATACGGATGCTACTATTAAAGGCAAAGAAATTGGCGATTATGCCGTAGACGTCACCTGGGAAAAAGCAGGCAAATACAACCTGGGTTTTGAATTCAAAACCTGGCGGGACGCTATTTCTCTCACGGTTGACCTGTTCAGGGAAAAAAGAACAGGCATATTCCGGTCCAGGGGTGATGTGCCGCGCATTGTAGGCATTAAAAACCTGCCCTACGCCAACCTCGGTGCAGTAGATAATAAAGGGATAGACGCCACGCTTGAAATAAACAAACGGGTAGGCAAAGATCTTACCCTGCGGTTCAGGGGTAATTTCACCTGGACCCGGTCTAAAGTGATCAACGACGCCCAGGCCCCCTGGCCCTATCCCTGGCAGCAGCGGATCGGGCGTAGCCTGGGACAGCGTTTCGGGTATATTGCCATCGGCTTGTATGGATCGGAAAAAGAAGTGGAAACCAGTCCTTACCAGACAGGCATCAATAAGCCGGGGGATATACGGTATAAAGACCTGAACGGCGACGGAAAGATTGACGGCTATGATAAGGCGCCTATCGGGTATGGCAGCATGCCGGAAATAGTGTATGGTTTTGGCCCTACCATTAATTACAAGAACTGGTCTGTATCCGCCTGGTTCAAAGGGATCAGTCATGTGGATATCTCCCTCAGCGGTGATGGCTTCCGCCCCTTCAGCCTTGGCGGAGAGCGGGGTAACCTCCTGGCCGAGGTCACCAATCGCTGGACCAAAGAGAACCCCAACCCGAATGCTTTCTATCCCCGGATCACTTACGGTAATGAGAATATGAATTTTGAACAAAGCTCCTGGTGGACCAAGAACGGCGCCTTCCTGAGATTGCAGGTAGTTGAGCTGAACTACCAGCTGAAAAGGGACTGGCTCAAACGTATCGGGGTATCTTATCTCAACCTCTATCTTACAGGATACAACCTGGCCACCATCAGTGGTTTCAAATTATACGACGTAGAGCTGGGAGACGGCAGAGGCTCGGAATACCCTTTACTCAAGACCTATAACTTCGGTTTCCGGTTCACGTTTTAA
- a CDS encoding FecR domain-containing protein has translation MTPLAELLQLATRRDLTGQERQALILALRASAQEEAGAWIAESIAETTAETPIEPELAAAMLANILEEGRAAGPAIQPHPVRRLFTGSKWWAAAAVVLTLGIGGWLWTISNRSLSSANTAQPMDVAPGSNGAILTLADGSKLVLDSLGNGLVAMQNGARLLLKNGQLAYKPGGVAGNEAVYNMMSTPKGRQFNLVLPDGTRVWLNSASTLRYPTTFSGSERRVHITGEAYFEVAKNSKLPFRVTINDRVEAAVLGTSFNVNAYENEASIDATLIEGSIAVAATAEQPVILKPAQQARIIRPSTAGNQSGTKVVVQEAAIEQVVAWKNGVFDFENMGLEEAMRQLERWYDIEVVYEEGIPRIFFTGKMSKDISLNGLLKLLEEAKVHFRLEEGRRLVVLP, from the coding sequence ATGACACCACTTGCCGAATTATTACAGCTGGCAACCCGTCGGGACCTGACCGGACAGGAAAGACAGGCATTGATCCTGGCGCTCCGCGCTTCAGCGCAGGAAGAAGCCGGCGCATGGATAGCTGAGTCCATAGCGGAAACAACGGCCGAAACGCCCATAGAACCGGAGCTGGCGGCAGCCATGCTGGCCAATATCCTGGAAGAAGGGCGGGCAGCTGGCCCGGCTATACAGCCCCATCCGGTCCGCAGGCTGTTTACCGGCAGCAAATGGTGGGCTGCAGCTGCCGTGGTATTGACACTGGGAATAGGCGGATGGCTCTGGACCATCAGCAACAGAAGTCTTTCATCAGCAAACACAGCGCAACCCATGGATGTGGCGCCCGGCAGTAACGGCGCTATCCTCACCCTTGCCGACGGCTCAAAGCTGGTGCTGGACAGCCTGGGCAATGGCCTGGTGGCCATGCAGAACGGCGCCCGGCTACTGCTGAAGAACGGGCAGCTTGCCTACAAGCCCGGAGGGGTTGCGGGCAATGAAGCCGTCTATAATATGATGAGCACTCCCAAAGGCCGCCAGTTCAACCTGGTGCTGCCGGATGGTACCCGGGTATGGCTCAATTCAGCCAGCACATTACGTTATCCCACCACTTTTTCGGGCAGTGAACGCCGCGTACACATCACCGGCGAGGCCTATTTTGAAGTAGCAAAGAACAGTAAGCTGCCTTTCAGGGTGACTATAAATGACCGGGTCGAAGCAGCGGTGCTGGGGACAAGCTTTAATGTGAATGCTTACGAGAATGAAGCAAGTATTGATGCCACGCTGATAGAAGGCAGTATAGCCGTGGCCGCAACCGCTGAACAGCCTGTTATCCTGAAACCTGCACAGCAGGCCAGGATCATCCGGCCTTCCACCGCAGGAAACCAGTCTGGAACGAAGGTCGTTGTCCAGGAGGCTGCTATTGAACAGGTGGTGGCCTGGAAAAACGGTGTATTTGACTTTGAGAATATGGGACTGGAAGAAGCGATGCGGCAGCTGGAACGATGGTATGATATAGAAGTGGTCTATGAAGAGGGGATACCCAGGATCTTTTTTACGGGAAAGATGAGCAAGGATATTAGCCTGAACGGGCTATTGAAACTGCTGGAAGAAGCGAAGGTACATTTCCGGTTAGAAGAAGGACGCCGCCTGGTAGTATTGCCGTAA
- a CDS encoding RagB/SusD family nutrient uptake outer membrane protein has protein sequence MTASLKYSILLLLTGSTLWLASCKKYLDQVPDDRETIEEVFRKKGPTEAFLANIYGFIPDEWYATESTPWVGTSDEADLTWSKLSVYTVNLGNLSPNGTPFNKWDGYYEAIRSATYFMNHIEGNEEIRNLNGQQLIDQYKAEARFLRAFYYFCVLRQYGPVVLMGEDEFASDAPASDFQLPRSPFDACVNYIVSELDKAAEVLPVTPQSNGDLSDVDYGRAVKGMALAVKARLLLYAASPLYNGNTEMAGFRNADGTPLIAQTYDAEKWKRAADAARQVIDLNLYSLYKDASGDPVKSLDGIYFQTWNDEQIFVRKANNVAQWDVHCMPRSAGGWCGIGPTQETIDAYFMKDGKLPAESSLYSETGFTNVGGQQIYNMYINREPRFYHGVTYNNSIWRGGNMTANAAISFFNSGTNGKKGHATDYSKTGYLVRKNVGPNTNIGSKGNGKKQDRPVILFRLGEVYLNYAEALNEYNPNDPDILVYLNRIRERAGIPQYGAGADPLPVPAGQTEMRRLIHAERRIELAYEGHRWFDIRRWKIAPQVMGTLHGMDVNQDGDAFYKRVETATPHLFRPSFYWWPITQYEMDRDRALVQNPGY, from the coding sequence ATGACAGCATCACTTAAATATAGTATCCTTCTTCTCTTAACGGGCAGTACGCTATGGCTGGCTTCCTGCAAGAAATACCTCGACCAGGTACCTGACGACCGGGAAACCATTGAAGAAGTATTCCGGAAAAAAGGGCCCACGGAAGCGTTCCTGGCTAATATTTACGGTTTTATCCCGGACGAATGGTATGCCACCGAGAGTACGCCCTGGGTAGGCACCAGCGACGAGGCAGATCTTACCTGGTCCAAACTATCGGTCTACACCGTCAACTTAGGCAATCTCAGCCCTAACGGTACGCCTTTCAACAAATGGGACGGCTATTACGAGGCCATCAGGAGCGCCACCTATTTTATGAACCATATTGAAGGGAATGAAGAGATCCGCAACCTCAACGGGCAGCAGCTGATTGATCAGTATAAAGCCGAAGCGAGGTTCCTCAGGGCATTCTACTATTTCTGTGTCCTTCGTCAATACGGGCCGGTAGTACTGATGGGGGAAGACGAATTTGCCTCCGACGCGCCTGCCAGCGATTTCCAGTTGCCACGCAGCCCGTTTGACGCCTGTGTGAACTATATCGTCAGTGAACTGGACAAAGCCGCTGAAGTGCTGCCGGTGACACCCCAGAGCAATGGCGATCTGAGTGATGTAGATTATGGAAGGGCGGTAAAAGGTATGGCGCTGGCCGTGAAGGCCCGCTTATTACTGTATGCGGCAAGTCCCCTGTATAATGGAAATACAGAAATGGCCGGGTTCAGGAACGCAGACGGCACGCCCCTGATAGCACAGACCTATGATGCCGAAAAATGGAAAAGAGCTGCCGATGCAGCCAGACAGGTCATAGACCTCAACCTGTATTCCTTGTATAAAGATGCTTCCGGTGATCCGGTGAAATCACTGGACGGTATCTATTTCCAGACCTGGAACGATGAGCAGATCTTTGTCCGCAAGGCAAATAACGTGGCGCAATGGGATGTGCATTGCATGCCCAGATCGGCCGGTGGCTGGTGCGGCATTGGCCCCACACAGGAAACCATAGATGCCTATTTTATGAAAGATGGGAAACTGCCGGCCGAATCATCCCTGTATTCAGAAACGGGCTTTACCAACGTAGGAGGGCAGCAGATCTACAACATGTATATCAACAGGGAACCCCGCTTTTACCATGGCGTTACCTACAATAACAGCATCTGGCGCGGAGGAAATATGACTGCCAATGCCGCCATCAGCTTTTTTAATTCAGGGACTAACGGGAAAAAAGGCCACGCCACGGACTATTCCAAAACTGGCTACCTGGTCCGGAAAAATGTAGGGCCTAATACCAATATAGGCTCAAAAGGTAACGGCAAGAAACAGGACAGGCCTGTTATCCTGTTCCGGCTGGGAGAAGTATACCTGAACTATGCTGAAGCGCTCAATGAATACAATCCCAATGATCCTGATATCCTGGTCTACCTCAACAGGATCCGGGAACGGGCAGGCATTCCCCAGTATGGCGCCGGCGCCGATCCATTGCCTGTTCCTGCGGGTCAAACTGAAATGCGCAGGTTGATCCATGCAGAAAGAAGGATAGAACTCGCCTATGAAGGACATCGCTGGTTTGATATCCGTCGGTGGAAGATTGCCCCGCAGGTGATGGGGACCTTACATGGAATGGATGTGAACCAGGACGGAGACGCATTTTATAAAAGGGTGGAGACCGCCACGCCGCACCTCTTCCGGCCTTCCTTCTACTGGTGGCCCATCACCCAGTATGAAATGGACAGGGACAGGGCGCTTGTTCAAAACCCGGGTTATTAA